A DNA window from Candidatus Sulfidibacterium hydrothermale contains the following coding sequences:
- the clpB gene encoding ATP-dependent chaperone ClpB: MNLNQFTIKSQEALQKAQELAMQQGQQAIESIHLLKGILLVDENATPFLLKKLNVDYPVFSQAVDRIIESLPKVSGGQPYLSNDAQQVLQKAQTYLAEFKDEFVSVEHLLLAILDVKSTASDLLKDNGITKKALITAIKDLRKGSTVNSQSAEDQYNALNRYARNLNEMAANGKLDPVIGRDDEIRRVLQILSRRTKNNPILVGEPGVGKTAIAEGIAHRIVNGDVPENLKTKRLFSLDMGALIAGAKYKGEFEERLKAVVKEVVESDGEIILFIDEIHTLVGAGKSEGAMDAANILKPALARGELRAIGATTLKEYQKYFEKDKALERRFQLVMVDEPDTESAISILRGLKERYETHHKVRILDEAIVAAVELSQRYITDRFLPDKAIDLIDESAAKLRLEINSLPEELEVVERRIRQLEIEKEAIKREKDKVKLNRINEELANLNEKRNDLRAKWRAEKEIVDKIQQLKKAIEDYKLEAERAERDGDFGKVAELRYGKIQKTEAEVEELKKKLKEVQGDKPMINEEVTAEEVAEVVSKWTGIPVSRMLQSEREKLLHLEDELHKRVVGQDDAIQAIADAIRRSRAGLQDEKRPIGSFIFLGTTGVGKTELAKALAEFLFDNENAMVRIDMSEYQERHSVSRLVGAPPGYVGYDESGQLTEAVRRKPYSVILLDEIEKAHPDVFNILLQVLDDGRLTDNKGRVVDFKNTIIIMTSNIGSHLIQENFSHLKENNEQEVIEKTRNEVFELLKKTIRPEFLNRIDEIIMFKPLTRDEIHGIVKLQFNRIQQMLAKNGIQLEITDNAIQKLAEMGYDPQFGARPLKRVIQREVLNELSKMILAGKVNAEKPIRIDVKGDDFVFEN; the protein is encoded by the coding sequence ATGAATTTAAATCAATTCACCATAAAATCGCAGGAAGCATTGCAGAAAGCCCAGGAACTGGCCATGCAACAAGGCCAGCAGGCTATCGAAAGCATCCACTTGTTAAAAGGGATTTTGCTTGTTGATGAAAATGCAACGCCTTTTCTGCTGAAAAAATTAAACGTAGACTATCCGGTCTTTTCACAGGCAGTAGACCGTATTATTGAGTCGTTGCCCAAAGTGTCGGGTGGTCAGCCTTACCTGTCAAACGATGCCCAGCAGGTTTTGCAAAAAGCACAAACTTATCTGGCCGAATTCAAAGATGAGTTTGTGTCGGTAGAACATTTGCTGCTGGCTATACTTGACGTAAAAAGTACCGCATCCGACCTGTTAAAAGACAACGGAATTACCAAAAAGGCGTTGATCACTGCCATTAAGGATTTACGCAAAGGTTCTACGGTCAACAGCCAAAGTGCCGAAGACCAGTATAACGCATTGAACCGTTATGCGCGTAACCTGAACGAAATGGCAGCCAACGGCAAATTGGATCCGGTTATTGGCCGCGATGACGAAATCAGAAGGGTATTGCAGATTCTTTCGCGTCGTACCAAAAACAACCCGATCCTGGTAGGTGAACCGGGTGTGGGTAAAACGGCTATTGCCGAAGGTATTGCCCATCGTATTGTAAACGGTGATGTACCCGAAAACCTGAAAACCAAACGGCTTTTCTCGCTCGATATGGGCGCACTGATTGCAGGAGCCAAATACAAAGGCGAGTTTGAAGAACGTTTGAAAGCCGTTGTGAAAGAAGTGGTTGAATCGGATGGCGAAATCATTTTGTTCATCGACGAAATTCACACCCTGGTAGGAGCAGGAAAATCAGAAGGCGCCATGGATGCTGCCAACATTCTGAAACCGGCATTGGCAAGGGGTGAATTACGGGCCATCGGAGCTACCACACTGAAAGAGTATCAAAAATACTTTGAAAAAGACAAGGCACTCGAACGCCGTTTCCAGCTGGTGATGGTGGACGAACCCGATACCGAATCGGCCATCTCTATCTTACGTGGACTGAAAGAGCGTTACGAAACGCATCATAAAGTGCGTATTCTGGATGAAGCGATTGTAGCGGCCGTCGAGCTGTCACAACGATACATCACCGACCGGTTTTTGCCTGACAAGGCCATTGACCTGATTGATGAATCGGCTGCCAAACTGCGTCTGGAAATCAACTCACTTCCTGAAGAACTGGAAGTTGTGGAAAGACGTATTCGTCAGCTTGAAATTGAAAAAGAGGCCATCAAACGTGAAAAAGATAAAGTTAAACTGAATCGTATTAACGAAGAGCTGGCCAACTTAAACGAAAAACGAAACGATTTACGCGCCAAATGGCGGGCTGAAAAAGAAATTGTAGATAAAATTCAGCAGCTGAAAAAAGCCATTGAAGATTACAAACTGGAAGCCGAACGTGCTGAACGTGACGGTGATTTTGGAAAAGTAGCCGAACTGCGTTACGGTAAAATCCAAAAAACCGAAGCAGAAGTAGAAGAGCTGAAAAAGAAACTGAAAGAAGTACAGGGCGACAAGCCCATGATCAACGAAGAAGTAACGGCTGAAGAAGTGGCCGAAGTCGTTTCGAAATGGACAGGAATTCCGGTAAGCCGGATGTTGCAAAGCGAACGCGAGAAATTACTGCATCTGGAAGACGAACTGCACAAACGGGTCGTCGGACAAGATGATGCCATCCAGGCCATTGCCGACGCCATCCGTCGTAGCCGTGCCGGATTACAGGACGAAAAACGGCCTATCGGTTCGTTTATCTTCCTGGGAACAACCGGTGTGGGTAAAACGGAGCTGGCTAAAGCGCTGGCCGAATTCCTTTTCGACAACGAAAACGCCATGGTGCGTATCGACATGTCGGAATATCAGGAACGGCATTCCGTTTCGCGTCTCGTGGGAGCGCCTCCCGGCTACGTGGGATACGACGAAAGCGGCCAGTTGACCGAAGCCGTCCGGAGAAAACCGTATTCGGTTATCCTGCTTGACGAAATCGAGAAAGCCCATCCGGATGTCTTCAACATTTTGCTGCAGGTATTGGACGATGGCCGTCTGACGGACAACAAGGGTCGTGTGGTGGACTTCAAGAACACCATTATCATCATGACTTCAAATATCGGGTCACACCTGATTCAGGAAAACTTCAGTCATCTGAAAGAAAATAACGAACAGGAAGTGATTGAAAAAACCCGGAATGAAGTTTTTGAATTACTGAAAAAGACGATCCGTCCGGAGTTTTTGAACCGTATCGACGAGATCATCATGTTCAAACCGCTGACGCGCGACGAAATTCACGGAATTGTAAAATTACAATTCAACCGCATACAGCAAATGCTGGCTAAAAACGGTATTCAGCTTGAAATTACCGACAATGCCATTCAAAAGCTGGCCGAAATGGGTTACGATCCGCAATTTGGTGCCCGTCCGTTGAAACGGGTTATCCAGCGCGAAGTACTGAACGAATTGTCAAAAATGATCCTGGCCGGTAAAGTCAATGCTGAAAAACCCATCCGTATTGATGTTAAAGGCGATGATTTCGTCTTTGAAAACTAA
- the atpD gene encoding F0F1 ATP synthase subunit beta, which produces MDKKNIGHIAQIIGPVVDVVFETEKDLPKIYDALIIERSNGEKIVLEVQQATGENTVRTIAMDSTDGLRRGMEVISTGQPITMPTGENIRGRLFNVIGESIDGLKKVETKTSYPIHREPPIYEDLNTQSEILYTGIKVIDLIEPYSKGGKVGLFGGAGVGKTVIIMELINNIAKAYAGLSVFGGVGERTREGNDLLREMIESGVIRYGEAFKEDMEKGGWDLSKVDYEELAKSQATLVFGQMNEPPGARARVALSGLTLAEYFRDGDEKSGGRDILFFIDNIFRFTQAGSEVSALLGRMPSAVGYQPTLATEMGVMQERITSTKRGSITSVQAVYVPADDLTDPAPATTFAHLDATTVLSRKIAELGIYPAVDPLDSTSRILTPDIVGEEHYNTAQRVKNILQRYNELQDIIAILGMDELSEEDKLVVNRARRVQRFLSQPFFVAEQFTGLKGTLVSIEDTIKGFNMIMDGEVDEYPEAAFNLVGTIEEAIEKGKKMLAESKK; this is translated from the coding sequence ATGGACAAAAAAAATATCGGGCACATTGCACAAATTATCGGCCCCGTCGTTGACGTCGTTTTTGAAACTGAAAAAGATCTTCCCAAAATTTATGATGCACTGATCATTGAACGTAGCAATGGAGAAAAAATAGTACTCGAAGTACAACAGGCTACCGGAGAAAATACGGTACGAACCATTGCCATGGATTCCACCGACGGCTTACGCCGCGGAATGGAAGTCATCAGCACCGGACAACCTATTACCATGCCTACCGGCGAAAACATTCGCGGACGACTGTTCAACGTGATTGGAGAATCCATTGACGGGCTGAAAAAAGTGGAAACCAAAACCAGCTACCCCATCCACCGTGAACCTCCCATTTACGAAGACCTGAATACCCAATCCGAAATTCTTTATACCGGGATTAAAGTAATCGACCTCATTGAGCCTTACTCTAAAGGTGGAAAAGTCGGTTTGTTCGGTGGTGCCGGCGTAGGAAAAACCGTTATTATCATGGAGCTGATCAACAACATCGCCAAAGCGTATGCCGGACTTTCGGTATTTGGTGGTGTAGGTGAACGGACCCGTGAAGGAAACGATTTGCTTCGCGAAATGATCGAATCGGGTGTTATCCGGTATGGAGAAGCATTTAAAGAAGATATGGAAAAGGGAGGATGGGACCTCTCCAAAGTGGATTACGAAGAATTAGCTAAATCGCAGGCAACGCTGGTTTTCGGACAAATGAACGAACCTCCCGGAGCCCGTGCCCGTGTGGCTTTGTCCGGATTGACACTGGCCGAATATTTCCGTGACGGAGATGAAAAATCGGGCGGTCGCGATATTCTTTTCTTTATTGACAACATTTTCCGTTTTACCCAGGCCGGATCGGAAGTTTCTGCTTTGTTGGGACGTATGCCATCGGCTGTAGGTTACCAACCTACCCTAGCCACCGAAATGGGGGTCATGCAAGAACGAATCACCTCTACCAAACGGGGTTCCATTACATCGGTACAAGCCGTTTACGTACCTGCTGACGACCTTACCGACCCTGCTCCGGCAACAACTTTTGCCCACCTTGATGCAACAACTGTATTAAGCCGTAAAATTGCCGAGCTGGGAATTTATCCGGCTGTGGATCCGCTGGATTCCACTTCCCGTATTCTTACTCCCGACATTGTAGGAGAAGAGCATTACAACACCGCTCAGCGTGTGAAAAATATTCTGCAACGCTACAATGAGCTGCAGGATATTATCGCCATTCTCGGAATGGATGAGCTCTCGGAAGAAGACAAACTGGTCGTAAACCGTGCCCGCCGTGTACAACGCTTCCTGTCACAGCCTTTCTTTGTGGCCGAGCAATTTACCGGACTAAAAGGAACGCTCGTTTCCATTGAAGATACCATCAAAGGATTTAACATGATCATGGATGGTGAAGTGGATGAATATCCTGAAGCTGCCTTTAACTTGGTGGGAACAATTGAAGAAGCCATCGAAAAAGGAAAGAAAATGCTGGCCGAATCAAAAAAATAA
- the atpC gene encoding ATP synthase F1 subunit epsilon, which yields MNLEIITPDKTIFKGEADLVQLPGIDGSFEILNNHAPLISALAKGKVKVGKGKSEEFYDINGGVIEVLNNKVLILAE from the coding sequence ATGAACCTGGAAATCATTACCCCGGATAAAACCATCTTTAAAGGAGAGGCCGACCTGGTACAACTACCGGGTATTGATGGTTCTTTCGAAATCCTGAACAATCACGCTCCGCTTATTTCGGCACTGGCCAAGGGAAAAGTAAAAGTGGGAAAAGGAAAATCGGAAGAATTTTATGACATCAACGGCGGTGTTATTGAAGTGCTTAACAACAAAGTGTTGATTCTGGCTGAGTAA
- a CDS encoding phytoene desaturase family protein — protein MNYDAIIIGAGLGGLTAAAKLAKEGQKVLVLEQHDVPGGCATTFQRKKFHVEAGLHEMDGFRSGIKKKIFDELGIPQHVHFVPIPEFYRIIWKETDFVFPENPNEAKEKLKKMFPDETAAIEKYFRFVTGLGREIENLPRTKKEKRFKKPLFPLFYPKLVRSTLNTAGGFMDKLFHDERLKMILLGNASYYHDDPYELSLFYFAAGQNSYFSNGSYFIKGGSQKLSDYLMNFIREQGGEVLLRQQVTSILTENGNAVGVTYRENRKKETDIHEVRAKTIIANAAVPRIAEELLTGEAAQNLRQQTQNMKAGPSIFTVYLGFKKPPKTIGNRHYSTFVVDDSVESTKDLASNAKASFDQRSFVFVDYGMVDSGLAPEGKSVGVICTMDDAKEWQNLDKKAYRQKKEESISLLMKRLEKVLPGIEKITEYKEAATPLTIERYTLNPGGSPYGYAQTLDQSARKRLPVKSTVPGLYFASAWSSPGGGFSGAILSGYTCALSVLHQQKKTIG, from the coding sequence ATGAATTACGATGCCATTATCATTGGTGCCGGATTGGGCGGACTGACAGCCGCCGCCAAACTGGCCAAAGAAGGACAAAAAGTACTGGTTCTTGAACAACACGATGTTCCGGGCGGCTGCGCCACCACTTTCCAACGGAAGAAATTTCACGTAGAAGCCGGATTGCACGAAATGGACGGGTTTCGAAGCGGAATAAAAAAGAAGATCTTTGATGAACTTGGCATTCCACAGCATGTGCATTTTGTTCCGATTCCCGAATTTTACAGAATCATCTGGAAAGAAACGGACTTTGTATTTCCAGAAAACCCCAATGAGGCAAAAGAGAAACTGAAAAAAATGTTCCCGGATGAAACCGCCGCTATTGAAAAGTATTTTCGTTTTGTGACCGGCCTGGGACGTGAAATAGAAAACCTCCCCCGCACGAAAAAAGAAAAACGTTTTAAAAAACCGCTGTTCCCCTTGTTTTACCCCAAACTGGTCCGCAGCACACTGAATACGGCAGGCGGATTTATGGATAAACTATTTCATGACGAACGCCTGAAAATGATCTTGCTGGGCAATGCTTCTTATTACCATGACGATCCATACGAATTATCCCTTTTTTATTTTGCAGCCGGACAAAACAGTTATTTCTCCAACGGAAGCTATTTTATCAAAGGCGGCTCACAGAAGTTATCGGATTACCTGATGAATTTTATCCGCGAACAGGGCGGAGAAGTTTTGCTACGGCAACAGGTTACTTCCATCCTGACAGAAAACGGCAATGCGGTTGGGGTTACCTATCGTGAAAACCGTAAAAAAGAAACCGACATCCACGAAGTACGGGCAAAAACAATCATTGCCAACGCTGCCGTTCCCCGTATTGCAGAAGAACTGCTTACCGGCGAAGCCGCGCAGAATCTCCGGCAACAAACCCAAAACATGAAAGCCGGACCATCTATCTTTACGGTTTATCTGGGATTTAAAAAACCACCGAAAACCATTGGCAACCGGCATTATTCCACTTTTGTTGTTGACGACAGTGTGGAAAGCACCAAAGATCTGGCTTCCAATGCCAAAGCCAGCTTTGACCAACGCTCTTTTGTTTTTGTCGATTACGGAATGGTCGATTCCGGCCTTGCTCCCGAAGGAAAATCTGTGGGAGTAATCTGTACCATGGATGACGCAAAAGAATGGCAGAATCTTGACAAAAAAGCTTACCGGCAAAAAAAGGAAGAAAGCATCAGCCTGCTGATGAAAAGGCTGGAAAAAGTACTTCCGGGAATTGAAAAAATCACAGAATACAAAGAAGCTGCTACGCCTTTAACCATTGAACGGTATACACTGAATCCGGGCGGATCGCCCTACGGATATGCCCAAACTTTAGATCAAAGTGCCCGTAAAAGATTACCGGTAAAAAGTACGGTACCCGGATTATATTTTGCTTCGGCCTGGAGCTCGCCGGGCGGTGGTTTCTCCGGAGCTATCTTATCGGGATATACCTGTGCCCTGAGCGTGTTACACCAACAGAAAAAAACAATCGGTTAA
- a CDS encoding TrkH family potassium uptake protein: MPSRLFKIREKINLRIFSSKELVEKIFHVLSFLVLVLVVAVAVYYYGFPKTTTSMRFNERVMKLSLLYFTIRYVVFVFYDFHPLNFIKEHRFEGSVLLFFLIYLLLPSFFNEIVFRGIFTDLINNHSVLLLQLYFILIIGIELSKSGDKITALNLKPATLLILSFVLLIGAGTGLLMLPEMTVGHHFSFLNSLFTATSASCVTGLIVVDTATFFTLKGKVIIMILIQLGGINIISFATFFATFSKSSGSIKYQSLMKEFLSTDRLSDSKSVLRSIVEFSLLIEGIGTLLLYFSWGNMHFSSWKSQLFNSAFHAVSAFNNAGFSTFTNNLATEGIRNLYWLQVIIILLIFFGGFGFVAMQDLFSFKSIRERRRVPWKKLNTGTKITLYMSLSLIAVGAFVFYILQKETLSGEVWYQQLVTSVFQSVTTRTAGFNTVNIGKLATPVLIFFIFLMFVGAGPGSTGGGIKVTTFAVIVKSAIATIKGEKNVVFFKRTIPFGTIDKAYSIALFSISVIFISTFFLSITEPGVDLMKLLFEEFSAFGTVGLSTGITASLSAAGKSIIILSMFVGRIGTLTLAMALSTRVISTKYRYAQTSVMVG; this comes from the coding sequence ATGCCTTCCAGACTTTTTAAAATCAGGGAGAAAATAAACCTTCGCATTTTCAGCAGTAAAGAGCTGGTGGAGAAAATATTTCATGTGCTCAGTTTTTTGGTGCTGGTACTGGTGGTGGCCGTGGCTGTTTATTACTATGGTTTCCCGAAAACAACAACCTCCATGCGGTTTAATGAGCGGGTGATGAAATTGAGCTTGCTCTATTTTACCATCCGGTACGTGGTTTTTGTGTTTTACGATTTCCACCCGTTGAATTTTATAAAAGAACATCGTTTTGAAGGAAGTGTATTGCTTTTTTTCCTGATCTATTTGCTCCTTCCTTCGTTTTTTAATGAAATCGTTTTCAGAGGGATCTTTACGGACCTGATCAACAATCACTCGGTTTTATTATTACAGCTTTATTTTATTCTGATTATCGGCATAGAGCTTTCCAAATCAGGAGATAAGATAACGGCATTGAACCTGAAACCGGCTACATTACTGATTCTTTCTTTTGTGTTGCTTATCGGAGCCGGCACGGGTTTGTTAATGCTCCCGGAAATGACGGTTGGCCACCATTTCAGCTTTTTGAATTCGTTGTTTACAGCTACCAGTGCCAGTTGTGTTACCGGATTGATTGTGGTGGATACGGCTACTTTTTTTACCCTGAAAGGGAAAGTAATCATTATGATTCTGATTCAGCTTGGCGGTATCAATATCATTTCATTTGCTACTTTTTTTGCTACTTTTTCCAAATCATCGGGTAGTATCAAATATCAATCGCTGATGAAAGAATTTTTGAGTACCGACCGCCTTTCCGATTCGAAAAGTGTCTTGCGGAGCATTGTGGAGTTTAGTTTGCTTATCGAAGGAATTGGTACGCTGTTGCTTTATTTTTCGTGGGGAAACATGCATTTTTCCAGTTGGAAATCGCAACTTTTCAATTCAGCTTTTCATGCGGTATCGGCTTTTAACAATGCCGGATTTTCCACCTTTACCAATAATTTGGCCACAGAAGGTATCCGGAACCTGTATTGGCTGCAGGTGATTATTATTCTTCTCATTTTCTTCGGTGGTTTTGGCTTTGTGGCCATGCAGGATTTGTTTAGCTTCAAAAGTATCCGCGAAAGGAGACGGGTTCCGTGGAAAAAGCTGAATACGGGAACCAAGATCACGCTTTATATGTCGTTGTCTTTGATTGCGGTAGGCGCTTTTGTTTTTTATATTTTACAAAAAGAAACGCTTTCGGGAGAGGTGTGGTACCAGCAGCTGGTAACTTCGGTTTTTCAGTCGGTAACTACCCGTACAGCCGGATTTAATACGGTCAATATCGGAAAACTGGCTACTCCGGTGCTCATCTTTTTTATCTTTTTGATGTTTGTGGGAGCCGGCCCCGGATCGACTGGAGGCGGAATTAAAGTAACTACTTTTGCCGTCATCGTAAAATCGGCCATTGCCACCATTAAAGGAGAAAAAAATGTGGTCTTTTTCAAACGGACGATTCCTTTTGGCACCATCGACAAAGCGTATTCCATTGCTTTGTTCTCCATTTCTGTTATTTTTATTTCCACATTTTTTCTGAGTATTACCGAGCCCGGTGTGGACCTGATGAAACTGTTATTTGAAGAGTTTTCTGCTTTCGGAACGGTAGGTCTGTCCACAGGCATTACGGCATCACTTTCCGCTGCCGGGAAATCCATTATTATTCTTTCGATGTTTGTCGGCCGTATTGGTACACTGACGCTGGCCATGGCACTGAGTACCCGTGTAATTTCCACCAAATACCGTTATGCACAAACTTCGGTCATGGTAGGTTAA
- a CDS encoding potassium channel family protein — protein sequence MPNNQFVVIGIGQFGEAIARSLSEKGAEVLAIDKNQEKVDYIANDVAYAVALDSTDKKALLSQNIQNYDAVVIAIGEDFEELLLTAVNLIELNIKRIIVRAKGKVNRLILEKLGLTEIFSPEHAVGAVVAERLLNPSIVNFLDLPDGYVITELKAPKSVIGQTLQSIQLRESYNINLVTIKNEVEEKEGDVVVKKQHIRGVPHRDTVINENDFLVVFGSTRDIQKFIDINS from the coding sequence ATGCCGAATAATCAGTTTGTTGTTATCGGAATCGGACAGTTTGGCGAAGCCATTGCCCGGTCGTTATCGGAAAAAGGAGCCGAGGTACTGGCTATTGATAAGAATCAGGAAAAAGTGGATTATATTGCCAACGATGTGGCTTATGCCGTGGCACTGGATTCCACGGATAAAAAAGCACTGCTTTCTCAGAATATTCAAAATTATGATGCAGTGGTGATTGCTATTGGCGAAGATTTTGAAGAATTGTTACTCACAGCAGTTAACCTTATCGAGCTGAATATCAAACGGATTATTGTCAGGGCAAAAGGAAAAGTCAACCGGCTGATATTGGAAAAACTGGGACTTACCGAGATTTTTTCACCTGAACATGCGGTAGGTGCTGTGGTGGCTGAACGGTTGCTGAACCCGAGCATTGTAAATTTCCTGGATTTGCCTGACGGGTATGTGATTACCGAATTAAAAGCTCCGAAATCGGTTATCGGACAAACCCTGCAGTCCATTCAGCTTCGTGAATCCTACAATATTAACCTGGTTACCATTAAAAATGAGGTGGAAGAGAAAGAGGGAGATGTGGTGGTGAAAAAACAACATATCCGGGGTGTTCCGCACCGCGATACCGTAATCAATGAAAACGATTTTCTTGTTGTTTTCGGCAGCACACGCGATATTCAGAAGTTTATTGATATAAACAGTTAA
- a CDS encoding APC family permease — protein MKKEIASPQAAKRMGTAPVYFTAISTILGAILFLRFGVAVGTVGIAGVLFIIIIGHMVTLPTAMAISEISTNQKVEGGGEYYMISRSFGLNIGATIGISLYLSQAISIAFYIIAFTEAFTPLIHFVQLHYHLLIPKQAIGIVTLVILGVVIWKKGANIGVKMLYVVVTILLLSLLAFFLGHPVNGTAQSAFAYPPLRNTDQLFVMLAIIFPAFTGMDAGVGLSGDLKSPQKSIPRGTLWATVTGMIIYIFVVIKLNISATPQELMTQPLIMSKIALFGWIIIPLGLAAATMSSAIGSFLVAPRTMQAIAVDNSFPMEKMNRVLGKGKGKTNEPQNATFFTLLLALVFVVMGSIDAVAKIISMFFMITYASMNLISFLNHFGSDPSYRPSFQSKWYFSLAGFVFASVLMFLMNPLYAFISVAAIFLLYFWMKHVHQDRRGIENIFHGVMFQVSRKLTAYLQTGTIKERTWRPSAICISSDTFKRDKIFDLLNWISYSHGFGTYMHFIQGYYSRETHLEAKKVMERLIHKANRTEGSMIVSTIISPSYTSAIAQIIQTPGIAGVENNMIIFEYDKHQPDQLPQILENLRMVQAGDFDICILGSSMRNIKYYNGIHIWIRDLNRDNERLMILLSYVILGHPAWKNASISLFTLSSRDRMEETRKNIAQFVLEGRLPVSKNNITVIEKDPDMNFRTLVAQYSAEAALTIVGFYNEQLKHEGIHHFEGFDEIGDILFVNAHDLLEIN, from the coding sequence ATGAAAAAAGAAATTGCCTCACCGCAGGCGGCCAAACGAATGGGCACAGCGCCGGTTTACTTTACGGCGATTTCTACCATTTTAGGGGCCATTCTGTTTTTGCGTTTTGGTGTGGCCGTAGGTACTGTGGGAATTGCAGGCGTATTGTTTATCATTATTATTGGCCACATGGTAACACTTCCCACGGCCATGGCCATTTCTGAAATTTCCACAAACCAAAAAGTAGAAGGCGGTGGCGAGTATTACATGATCTCGCGCTCGTTTGGCTTAAACATTGGAGCTACCATTGGGATCTCATTGTACCTTTCGCAGGCGATCAGTATTGCTTTTTATATCATTGCGTTTACTGAAGCGTTTACTCCTTTAATTCATTTTGTTCAGCTTCATTACCATCTTTTGATTCCGAAACAGGCAATCGGAATTGTTACTTTGGTTATTTTGGGGGTTGTTATCTGGAAAAAAGGAGCCAATATCGGCGTAAAAATGCTGTATGTAGTGGTGACGATCCTGTTGTTATCGTTGTTGGCTTTTTTCCTCGGTCATCCGGTCAACGGCACGGCCCAGTCGGCTTTTGCTTATCCGCCTTTGCGTAATACCGATCAGCTGTTTGTTATGCTGGCCATTATTTTTCCGGCATTTACCGGTATGGATGCGGGCGTGGGATTGTCGGGCGATTTAAAAAGTCCGCAGAAATCTATTCCGCGTGGTACGTTGTGGGCCACGGTTACGGGAATGATCATTTATATTTTTGTGGTGATCAAACTGAATATTTCTGCCACTCCGCAGGAGCTGATGACCCAGCCTTTGATCATGAGTAAAATAGCTTTGTTCGGCTGGATTATTATTCCGCTTGGTTTGGCTGCCGCTACCATGTCGAGTGCAATTGGTTCCTTTCTGGTGGCTCCGCGCACCATGCAGGCTATTGCAGTGGACAATTCCTTTCCGATGGAAAAAATGAATCGTGTGCTGGGTAAGGGTAAAGGAAAAACCAATGAACCCCAGAATGCGACTTTTTTTACCCTTCTGCTGGCTTTGGTGTTTGTGGTAATGGGAAGTATTGATGCGGTGGCAAAGATCATCTCCATGTTTTTCATGATCACCTATGCCTCCATGAATTTGATCTCTTTTCTGAATCATTTTGGTTCGGATCCGTCTTACCGGCCTTCGTTCCAGTCGAAATGGTATTTTTCTCTTGCCGGATTTGTTTTCGCTTCTGTATTGATGTTTCTGATGAATCCGCTGTATGCTTTTATTTCGGTGGCTGCCATTTTCTTGCTTTATTTCTGGATGAAGCATGTACATCAGGACAGAAGAGGAATTGAAAATATTTTTCATGGAGTGATGTTCCAGGTTAGCCGTAAACTGACAGCTTATCTTCAAACCGGAACCATAAAAGAAAGAACCTGGCGTCCTTCGGCCATTTGCATCTCTTCCGATACGTTTAAACGGGATAAGATTTTCGATTTGCTCAACTGGATCTCCTATTCCCACGGGTTTGGCACGTATATGCATTTTATTCAGGGCTATTATTCCCGCGAAACGCATCTGGAAGCGAAAAAAGTTATGGAACGGCTGATCCATAAAGCAAACAGGACCGAAGGCAGCATGATTGTCAGCACCATTATTTCGCCCTCCTATACTTCGGCCATTGCCCAGATTATTCAAACGCCCGGCATTGCGGGGGTGGAAAATAACATGATTATTTTTGAGTATGATAAACACCAGCCGGACCAGTTACCCCAAATTCTTGAAAACCTGAGAATGGTACAGGCCGGCGATTTCGATATTTGTATTTTGGGCAGTTCCATGCGCAACATCAAGTATTACAACGGGATTCATATCTGGATACGTGATTTAAACCGTGACAATGAGCGACTGATGATTTTACTAAGCTATGTCATTTTGGGGCATCCTGCCTGGAAAAATGCTTCCATCAGTTTGTTTACCCTGTCGTCACGCGACCGGATGGAAGAAACCCGGAAGAATATTGCGCAGTTTGTGCTGGAAGGAAGGCTTCCGGTTTCGAAAAATAACATCACAGTGATTGAAAAAGATCCGGATATGAATTTCAGAACGCTTGTGGCACAGTACTCTGCTGAAGCAGCCCTGACCATTGTCGGGTTTTATAACGAGCAGCTGAAACATGAAGGAATACATCACTTTGAAGGTTTTGATGAGATCGGAGATATTCTTTTTGTCAACGCCCATGATTTGCTTGAGATTAACTGA